In the genome of Plasmodium chabaudi chabaudi strain AS genome assembly, chromosome: 6, one region contains:
- a CDS encoding CIR protein: MSKEVCEAIKFADEIIVFDKKIKNYTFKDEIFKVYCPYDDRQKRGPNRKCDSGGKILGAGFIALLKTLDGVDDYEENLKNDRLSEYAILWLNSKIDQYEERLIGVYAVYDMLTRNDWFGEHYNSIREKTDMMKIFYTYLNRLYGLLKEICNTINTCKDSSNTNACLNHAKKCVQLYQGFVKEGPKHHDYCNPYCRILSNLKKDYENFRKNYTTNNLPELNLPNGITSCESLCKNKEQEANAKKPITDVSEIDTLQKNSLQDQLPSVLSGRREKPLSGIEGHKDNSDSIKDKLIDFLNKLKGKEGESPVILRFQQYLRDSLQGLEGGSNGQHNVLTGQNSGLKSVGGIRPNLKGLRGHVKGINGQTQGLKGLKGDIYGQSDGLNGRTYRLPGLKGDIYGQSDGLNGRTQGLNGQEGESPVILRFKQYLRDSLSGLEGGSNWKYSVLNSHSEFENVGGISPKINGLGGYVKKTSDRTQKLKGQKGESLGILRGQSDLRYKLPGLEGDFYDQYGGLNGLMDETGGRTQGLKSQEGGSLDMEYGSPHLKNESKNNSTTLEDNVNSPRKITNLFFDNPLGYSKSNLNDVKTQRLHPIFNGNKIIYIVVAFISILIILGISYKYLSLVGVKKLKRKKKMKKIINMCVKNKIKRNLKYIIENNQRGQL; this comes from the exons ATGTCTAAGGAAGtg TGTGAAGCAATTAAATTTGCAGATGAAATTATTGTCTtcgataaaaaaattaaaaactaTACGTTTAAAGACGAGATATTCAAAGTTTATTGTCCTTACGATGACAGGCAGAAAAGGGGGCCAAATCGAAAATGTGATAGTGGTGGAAAAATTCTTGGCGCCGGTTTCATAGCATTGCTAAAAACTCTTGATGGCGTTGATGATTACGAGgagaatttaaaaaatgacaGACTTTCTGAATATGCCATTTTATGGTTAAATTCCAAAATTGATCAATATGAAGAAAGATTAATTGGAGTATATGCTGTTTATGACATGCTTACACGAAATGATTGGTTTGGAGAACATTATAATTCCATAAGAGAAAAAACAgatatgatgaaaattttttatacatatttgaaCAGACTTTATGGGCTACTTAAAGAAATATGTAATACAATCAATACATGTAAAGACTCTTCAAACACCAATGCATGCTTAAATCATGCTAAAAAATGTGTTCAGCTGTATCAAGGATTTGTTAAGGAGGGCCCTAAGCATCATGATTATTGTAATCCATATTGTCGTATATTgtcaaatttaaaaaaggattatgaaaattttcgaaaaaattataccaCAAATAATCTTCCAGAATTGAATCTTCCAAACGGAATAACCAGTTGTGAGAgtttatgtaaaaataaagaacaaGAAGCAAATGCTAAGAAACCGATAACTGATGTTTCAGAAATTGATACCCtccaaaaaaatagtttacAAGATCAATTACCAAGCGTATTAAGCGGTCGTCGAGAAAAACCACTGAGTGGTATAGAAGGCCATAAGGATAATTCAGATTctataaaagataaattaatagactttttgaataaattaaaaggcAAAGAAGGTGAATCTCCAGTTATATTGAGGTTTCAACAATATTTAAGAGATAGTTTGCAAGGTTTAGAGGGTGGTTCGAATGGGCAGCATAATGTATTAACTGGCCAGAATAGTGGATTAAAAAGTGTAGGTGGAATACGCCCCAATCTGAAGGGATTGCGTGGTCATGTTAAGGGAATAAACGGACAAACACAGGGATTGAAAGGTTTAAAAGGCGATATTTATGGTCAATCTGATGGATTAAACGGTCGAACATATCGATTACCAGGCTTAAAGGGCGATATTTATGGTCAATCTGATGGATTAAACGGTCGAACACAGGGATTGAATGGCCAAGAAGGTGAATCTCCAGTTATATTGAGGtttaaacaatatttaaGAGATAGCTTGTCAGGTTTAGAGGGTGGTTCAAATTGGAAATATAGTGTATTAAATAGCCATAGTGAATTCGAAAATGTAGGTGGAATAAGCCCCAAAATTAATGGATTAGGTGGCTATGTGAAGAAAACAAGTGATCGAACACAGAAATTGAAAGGTCAAAAAGGTGAATCTCTAGGTATATTGCGAGGTCAATCAGATTTAAGATATAAATTACCAGGTTTAGAAGGTGATTTTTATGATCAATATGGTGGATTAAATGGCCTTATGGACGAAACAGGGGGGCGGACGCAGGGATTGAAAAGTCAAGAAGGCGGATCCTTAGATATGGAGTATGGTTCTCcccatttaaaaaatgaatccaaaaataattcaaccACGCTAGAAGACAATGTAAATTCACCTCgaaaaattacaaatttattttttgataaccCTTTAGGATATTCAAAatcaaatttaaatgatgtAAAAACACAACGATTGCATCCAATTTTTAAtggaaacaaaataatttatattgtaGTTGCATTTATTTCGATTCTCATTATTTTAGGAATTTCATATAag TATTTATCACTTGTGGGGGTAAAAAAGTtgaagagaaaaaaaaaaatgaaaaaaattataaatatgtgtgttaaaaataaaataaaaaggaatttAAAATACATTATCGAAAATAATCAACGGGgacaattataa